One segment of Leuconostoc lactis DNA contains the following:
- a CDS encoding Na+/H+ antiporter, whose amino-acid sequence MLILELVVILIVSVTFSNIISHFVPEVPISLFQIVIGLFLSLFLGVNVDIDAHWFMLLFVAPLLYNDAWRFPKRELWELRGPILGNAILLVLLTTLIGGYFIHLLMPQLPNSVALALAAVVSPTDPVAVQAIAKRVKLPESVLHIVAGESLINDASGLVSFNTAIKATVMGTFLIGQAVTNFFWMTFMGLIVGLALGSLLSWLRDTFDRVGLNDVVFHTVMTLLAPFLIYWTAEAVFHASGVIAVVAGGVLTKILSDQHINARHPEISVTAVRTWEIFVYLLNGIIFVLLGIGLPPIVVAVVKNAQIHTGQAILYGVIVWLIIFTIRTLWAYGNQVVWYLRNRDQKPTFKMAIISGLTGVRGAVTMAAVMTVPAVIQDGSAFPQRDLLIFIAAVVVIISLLVATIMLPIVTKVRSSHDFTQPEISDAELPETGEGREAELSESRARIFAIQVGIETLREQQNDTNRAVVYELITRKQATITQIREQLMGEKPEDAQFDNSELRRIALDAQRNRLQQLLVEEKISILIFSIQSRRLERLEKLIGADKKFDNSAHWVRILTRRALRSVRIWLSDESNKQFKAETSLAIREMAKAAIKALSQHMEKYDGDTVLHRMERQNAYELIVVYRYQIEHEKHPDTPEQRELDDKQRMELELLALNAQRETIQDLYEQGRITRQAGINIRQFINYAETAALAGKNEE is encoded by the coding sequence ATGTTGATACTTGAATTGGTCGTTATTCTGATTGTTTCAGTGACTTTCTCTAATATTATTTCGCACTTTGTGCCGGAAGTGCCGATTAGTCTTTTTCAAATTGTGATTGGCTTGTTCTTATCGCTATTTTTAGGGGTTAATGTCGACATTGACGCGCATTGGTTCATGTTATTGTTTGTGGCACCGTTGCTTTACAATGATGCTTGGCGCTTTCCAAAACGTGAATTATGGGAGCTACGTGGCCCCATCTTGGGAAATGCTATCCTGTTAGTCCTCCTCACGACGTTAATTGGTGGATACTTTATTCACTTGTTGATGCCGCAACTGCCAAACTCGGTGGCCCTAGCGTTGGCGGCTGTCGTGTCGCCAACTGATCCGGTGGCGGTACAGGCTATCGCCAAACGTGTAAAATTGCCAGAAAGTGTCTTACACATTGTTGCTGGTGAGAGTTTGATTAACGATGCGAGTGGTTTGGTGAGTTTTAACACCGCCATTAAAGCTACCGTGATGGGGACATTTTTAATCGGACAAGCGGTGACGAACTTTTTCTGGATGACCTTCATGGGTCTCATCGTTGGTTTAGCCTTGGGAAGTCTGCTCAGCTGGTTACGTGATACATTTGATCGGGTGGGGTTAAATGATGTCGTTTTCCATACCGTGATGACGTTGTTAGCACCTTTTTTGATTTATTGGACAGCCGAAGCCGTTTTTCATGCATCAGGCGTGATTGCCGTTGTTGCTGGTGGTGTACTGACTAAAATTTTAAGCGATCAGCATATCAACGCCCGGCATCCAGAAATTTCGGTGACAGCCGTACGCACATGGGAAATCTTTGTGTATTTGCTCAACGGGATTATTTTCGTGTTGTTGGGAATTGGTTTACCACCCATTGTGGTGGCGGTTGTCAAAAATGCACAAATTCATACCGGACAAGCGATTCTCTATGGTGTGATTGTTTGGCTCATTATTTTTACCATTCGGACATTGTGGGCGTATGGCAATCAGGTGGTGTGGTATTTACGCAATCGTGATCAAAAACCCACGTTTAAAATGGCGATTATTTCGGGTCTAACGGGTGTTCGTGGGGCGGTGACGATGGCGGCGGTCATGACTGTACCAGCCGTTATCCAAGATGGTTCGGCATTTCCACAGCGTGATTTGTTGATTTTCATTGCGGCTGTTGTCGTGATTATTAGTTTATTAGTCGCGACGATTATGTTGCCAATTGTCACGAAAGTCCGGTCATCACACGACTTTACGCAGCCAGAAATTTCCGACGCTGAGTTGCCGGAAACGGGTGAAGGTCGTGAAGCTGAATTATCAGAATCACGCGCGCGTATTTTTGCCATTCAGGTGGGTATTGAAACATTGCGTGAGCAACAAAATGATACGAACCGAGCCGTGGTTTATGAATTGATTACGCGTAAGCAAGCCACAATTACCCAAATTCGCGAACAGCTTATGGGTGAAAAACCCGAGGATGCCCAATTTGATAACTCAGAATTGCGTCGGATTGCTTTAGATGCCCAACGCAATCGCTTGCAGCAGTTATTGGTTGAAGAGAAAATTTCAATTTTAATTTTCTCCATTCAATCTCGTCGTCTAGAACGCCTCGAAAAACTCATTGGGGCGGATAAAAAGTTTGATAATTCCGCGCATTGGGTCCGTATTTTAACACGGCGGGCTTTGCGTAGTGTTCGTATTTGGTTGTCAGATGAATCGAACAAACAGTTTAAAGCGGAAACCTCATTAGCGATTCGTGAAATGGCCAAGGCTGCGATTAAGGCGTTGTCTCAGCATATGGAGAAGTACGATGGCGATACTGTTTTGCACCGTATGGAAAGACAAAATGCCTATGAATTGATTGTGGTTTACCGCTATCAAATTGAACATGAAAAACATCCAGATACACCAGAACAGCGTGAATTAGATGATAAACAGCGCATGGAGCTTGAATTACTCGCTTTAAATGCCCAACGTGAGACGATTCAAGATCTTTACGAACAAGGCCGAATTACGCGTCAAGCGGGCATCAATATTCGTCAGTTTATCAACTATGCGGAAACGGCAGCGCTAGCAGGTAAAAACGAAGAATAG
- the murB gene encoding UDP-N-acetylmuramate dehydrogenase, with translation MTIENITILKNQPLAPYAHTQVGGVVDYLAIPKTLAELQALLAWARSAQYPIHVFGRLSNLVVRNGGLRGLVILLHELREIQVSGETITADAGADLILVTEIALEHGLTGMEWGAGIPGSVGGAIFMNAGAYGGQTDMVATSVTAIMPDGSLQTFAADALNFGYRQSVFQENGGVIVSATFTLKSDDKAAIQARMDDNNFRRANKQPLNYPSNGSVFKRPTGYFAGKLIMDSGLQGTRVGGVEVSKKHAGFMVNVANGTGNDYEDLIHLVQATVKAKYGVTLETEVRIIGER, from the coding sequence ATGACAATAGAAAATATAACAATATTAAAAAATCAACCACTAGCGCCTTATGCCCACACACAGGTGGGCGGCGTGGTGGATTATTTAGCGATTCCTAAGACACTGGCCGAATTGCAAGCACTATTGGCTTGGGCGCGGTCAGCCCAATACCCGATCCATGTTTTTGGCCGTCTATCTAATTTAGTAGTGCGCAATGGGGGGCTACGCGGTTTGGTGATTTTGTTGCACGAACTGCGAGAGATTCAAGTCAGCGGCGAGACAATCACCGCTGATGCCGGTGCAGATTTAATTCTCGTGACAGAAATTGCCTTGGAACATGGGTTGACGGGGATGGAATGGGGCGCAGGCATTCCTGGCTCAGTTGGTGGTGCCATCTTTATGAACGCTGGGGCTTATGGCGGACAAACCGATATGGTTGCCACGTCGGTGACAGCCATTATGCCAGACGGGTCTTTGCAAACTTTTGCAGCAGATGCGCTGAACTTTGGGTATCGTCAATCCGTTTTCCAAGAAAACGGGGGCGTGATTGTCAGTGCGACCTTTACGCTCAAGTCAGATGATAAAGCAGCTATTCAGGCACGTATGGATGATAATAATTTCCGACGGGCTAATAAGCAACCGTTGAATTACCCTTCCAATGGGTCGGTCTTTAAGCGACCAACGGGTTATTTTGCGGGGAAGTTAATTATGGATTCCGGCTTACAAGGGACACGCGTCGGCGGGGTTGAAGTGTCGAAAAAACATGCAGGATTTATGGTCAACGTTGCTAATGGTACAGGCAATGATTATGAAGATTTAATTCATTTGGTGCAAGCGACCGTTAAAGCAAAGTACGGCGTAACACTGGAGACAGAAGTACGTATTATAGGAGAAAGATAA
- the ndk gene encoding nucleoside-diphosphate kinase — translation MTERTFMMIKPDGVQRAKVGEIIRRIEAKGYQIVDMKMLTPTPELLAQHYAEHVDKPFYPDLVTYMTSGPVVAMIGEGNEIIAGWRNMMGATDPTKALPGTIRGDLARAWDAAAIMNLVHGSDSETAAKREIALWFD, via the coding sequence ATGACAGAACGTACCTTTATGATGATTAAGCCAGACGGTGTACAACGGGCTAAAGTAGGTGAAATCATTCGACGTATTGAGGCCAAGGGCTATCAGATTGTTGACATGAAGATGTTAACGCCAACACCAGAATTGTTGGCGCAGCACTACGCAGAACATGTTGACAAGCCTTTTTATCCCGATTTGGTCACTTATATGACGTCTGGTCCGGTTGTTGCCATGATTGGTGAAGGCAATGAAATCATTGCTGGCTGGCGGAATATGATGGGGGCCACAGATCCAACTAAAGCCTTGCCTGGTACAATTCGCGGTGACTTAGCACGTGCATGGGATGCTGCCGCTATTATGAATCTGGTCCATGGATCAGATAGTGAGACTGCAGCCAAGCGTGAAATTGCGCTCTGGTTTGATTAA
- a CDS encoding DUF1456 family protein: protein MNNNDIIIRLRYALNIKKTDMLKIFELGGITLDEAQLTALLTKQAEGTPRDEKVDMHTLETFMNGLIISQRGQKIGADLKPVPPTFDMTKEDDINNVVMKKLKIAMSYTSDDYLGFLETAGITISNNELSAVLRRPDHRNYKPAGDRYLRNILKGMAMTYRPEDVKKTAR, encoded by the coding sequence ATGAATAATAACGATATTATCATTCGTTTACGTTACGCACTCAATATTAAAAAGACTGACATGCTCAAAATTTTTGAATTGGGTGGCATCACGCTTGATGAAGCGCAATTGACGGCGTTGCTCACCAAGCAAGCCGAAGGGACACCACGCGATGAAAAGGTTGATATGCATACTTTAGAAACTTTTATGAATGGCTTGATTATTTCACAGCGTGGCCAGAAAATCGGGGCTGATCTCAAGCCAGTACCACCAACTTTTGATATGACAAAAGAAGATGACATTAATAACGTTGTCATGAAAAAGCTGAAAATTGCGATGTCTTACACGAGTGATGATTATCTTGGCTTTTTAGAAACTGCAGGCATTACCATTTCCAATAACGAATTAAGTGCCGTATTGCGCCGGCCAGATCACCGCAACTATAAGCCGGCTGGTGACCGTTACCTTCGCAATATTTTAAAGGGCATGGCCATGACTTACCGACCAGAAGATGTTAAAAAAACAGCGCGTTAA
- the mutL gene encoding DNA mismatch repair endonuclease MutL, with protein MGKIHELSNLLANQIAAGEVIERPASVVKELVENAIDAGATQIDVVVENAGQSLIRVVDNGTGIDPEDVPLAFTRHATSKITDRHDLFNIVSLGFRGEALPSIAAIADVTLNTTTETAPAGVMYHIKGGKEVQVTPANGRRGTVISVRDLFYNTPARLKYLKRPQTELSRITDIMNRLALAYTNIAFTVTADNRPLLKTTGNGNQQQVIAAIYGRDVAQKMLAIAGEDDTFNITGFVSLPELTRGSREYLTVLINGRFIKNFAVSNAVIRGYGSKLMVGRFPMGVININTDPLLIDVNVHPQKSEIRLAKEDELSALLVETIKARLAQENLIPDAYENLYGQQSVIASHDRPTPQQHPTQRAPWVTTSDTVVTQPIEPAKLTETAVDSPARVIHITNRTQLTSDAVQAFAAKYANEPTLTVFEQPAVVNQVTEPAMPYQAPTEKAVQETLDVTPTRPSGFPTLAYIGQMHGTFLFAQNETGLFLIDQHAAQERVNYEYYRQIIGDVSADQQRLLVPITLNYATSDMLKIADYAADLAAVGLHLETFGPNTLIVREHPTWFAKEQVAETIREMIDWLLRDGHLTVAEFRERTAIMMSCKRAIRANMHLSDSQARTLLETLSQAENPYNCPHGRPVLTQFTLTEMEKMFKRIQDAHEKWETYDNHPY; from the coding sequence ATGGGAAAAATACATGAACTCTCAAACTTATTAGCGAACCAAATCGCAGCGGGTGAGGTCATTGAACGACCGGCCAGTGTTGTCAAGGAATTAGTTGAAAATGCGATTGATGCTGGGGCCACCCAAATTGATGTGGTGGTTGAAAATGCCGGCCAATCACTGATTCGTGTCGTGGATAATGGCACAGGGATTGATCCAGAAGATGTGCCCTTAGCGTTCACGCGGCATGCCACCAGTAAAATTACGGATCGGCATGACTTATTTAACATTGTGTCGCTGGGCTTTCGTGGCGAAGCGTTGCCGTCTATTGCAGCCATTGCCGATGTGACGCTGAACACCACAACTGAGACGGCGCCGGCAGGTGTGATGTATCACATCAAGGGTGGGAAGGAAGTGCAGGTGACCCCAGCCAATGGCCGACGTGGTACCGTGATTTCGGTTCGTGATTTGTTTTATAATACACCGGCTAGATTGAAATACCTCAAACGCCCACAAACAGAATTATCGCGCATCACTGATATTATGAATCGGTTGGCCTTGGCCTATACGAATATTGCATTTACTGTCACAGCTGATAATCGACCCTTGTTAAAAACTACTGGCAATGGCAATCAACAACAGGTCATTGCGGCAATTTACGGGCGTGATGTGGCCCAAAAAATGTTAGCGATTGCTGGTGAAGATGATACATTTAATATCACTGGCTTTGTGTCCTTACCAGAATTAACGCGCGGGTCACGTGAGTATTTGACAGTACTGATTAACGGTCGCTTTATTAAAAATTTTGCCGTTTCTAATGCCGTCATTCGCGGCTATGGTTCCAAGTTGATGGTCGGGCGTTTTCCGATGGGCGTCATCAATATCAATACGGATCCCTTATTGATTGATGTCAATGTCCACCCGCAAAAATCCGAAATTCGTTTAGCTAAGGAAGACGAACTATCAGCGTTACTCGTGGAGACGATTAAGGCACGTTTAGCCCAAGAAAATTTAATTCCGGATGCCTATGAAAATTTGTATGGTCAGCAGTCGGTCATCGCCTCACATGATCGACCAACACCACAACAGCACCCCACCCAGCGAGCACCGTGGGTAACGACCAGTGATACTGTCGTCACCCAACCGATTGAACCCGCCAAGTTAACCGAGACAGCAGTCGATAGCCCAGCACGGGTGATTCACATTACGAATCGGACGCAACTCACTAGTGACGCTGTGCAAGCATTTGCGGCAAAATACGCTAACGAACCGACACTAACTGTCTTTGAACAACCGGCAGTCGTCAATCAAGTAACAGAACCAGCAATGCCGTATCAAGCACCGACCGAGAAGGCCGTTCAGGAAACGTTAGACGTGACACCAACACGGCCGAGTGGCTTTCCAACCTTGGCTTACATTGGGCAAATGCATGGCACTTTTCTCTTTGCACAAAATGAAACCGGCTTATTTTTAATTGACCAACACGCCGCACAGGAACGGGTCAATTATGAATACTATCGCCAAATCATTGGTGACGTGTCAGCTGACCAACAGCGGTTACTCGTCCCAATTACCCTGAATTACGCCACGTCAGATATGCTAAAAATCGCTGATTATGCAGCTGATTTAGCGGCCGTTGGGTTACATCTGGAAACGTTTGGTCCCAATACACTCATTGTCCGGGAACATCCGACTTGGTTTGCCAAAGAACAAGTGGCCGAGACGATTCGTGAAATGATTGATTGGTTACTTCGTGATGGTCATCTGACCGTAGCTGAATTTCGTGAACGGACGGCGATTATGATGAGTTGTAAGCGGGCCATTCGGGCTAATATGCATTTATCAGATAGCCAAGCACGCACCTTGCTGGAAACATTATCACAAGCTGAAAATCCGTATAATTGTCCTCATGGCCGTCCCGTGTTAACACAATTTACTTTAACTGAGATGGAAAAAATGTTTAAGCGCATTCAAGATGCGCATGAAAAATGGGAAACCTACGATAACCATCCATACTAA
- the mutS gene encoding DNA mismatch repair protein MutS, translating to MAKPADTPMMVQYHEIKAQYPDAFVFYRLGDFYELFEEDAIQGAKLLELTLTARNKNSENPVPMAGIPHHAAQNYIDILVDQGHKVAIVEQMEDAAVAKGMVKRDVVQLITPGTKLSGGAGSDKQNNYLAAVLPDGQAWAMAYIDLSTGELKATTSQQFNDVVDELRSLEVKEVVLRQNDPETIKQQMATKLGEHGLVISTQTEVASSATISFLTQNLTHPLEVAVTTMLLGYIFDTQRRNLEHIVPAESYERLAYLKFNQDTRINLDLVENTRTKKRAGSLLGLIDETHTAMGGRLLKQWVLKPLRVQADIEARLELVQAFQADFFTRGTLQDHLKSVYDLERLAARAAMGTMNARELVQLKRSLRAIPAIKATLAESHSLLQAVGQQLDDMGDLATLIDDAIMDEPPISVREGNIIKNGFDAKIDEYRQVLTDNQQWLAQLEADERAATGIGSLKVGYNKNFGYFIEVTKANIGKLAENRYERLQTLTNAERFVTPELKAHERLIIEAQAKQTEREYDLFVTVRDHVKAGIGRLQTLAQQVARLDVLAALADVADNRRFVRPVFTTGNHIAIEQGRHPVVESLLPAGEFVANDVMLDDQTNMQLITGPNMAGKSTYMRELALIVILAQMGSFVPASAAELPIFDQIFTRIGANDDMAMGQSTFMVEMAEANHALQEATAHSLILFDELGRGTATYDGMALAQAIIEFLNTHVHAKTLFSTHYHELTVLADQHAGIANVHVGAVEDADGQLHFLHQIQTGPADKSYGIHVAALAGLPDELIANATHILSQLENQKSVVVASEPVAPEPTASAQQLAEQVPLFDVATTDDKTQQLLAQLDQLDILNMTPIDAMNALHTLKKMRQ from the coding sequence ATGGCTAAACCAGCTGACACCCCCATGATGGTGCAATATCACGAAATTAAAGCGCAATATCCAGATGCGTTCGTTTTTTATCGCTTAGGTGATTTTTACGAATTATTTGAAGAAGACGCCATTCAAGGGGCAAAATTGCTGGAATTGACGTTAACAGCGCGGAATAAAAATTCTGAAAATCCGGTGCCGATGGCCGGTATCCCCCATCATGCGGCGCAAAACTATATCGATATTTTAGTTGATCAGGGTCATAAGGTTGCCATTGTGGAACAAATGGAAGATGCTGCCGTAGCCAAAGGTATGGTGAAACGCGATGTTGTCCAACTCATTACACCAGGGACAAAGTTATCGGGTGGCGCCGGTTCAGATAAACAAAACAATTATTTGGCGGCCGTATTACCGGATGGCCAGGCTTGGGCCATGGCTTATATTGATTTATCGACCGGTGAATTGAAAGCCACAACCAGCCAACAATTTAATGATGTCGTAGATGAATTACGGTCGTTGGAAGTGAAGGAAGTCGTTTTACGCCAAAATGATCCCGAGACGATCAAGCAACAAATGGCAACGAAATTAGGCGAGCATGGGTTAGTCATTTCGACGCAAACGGAAGTAGCATCGTCCGCAACGATTAGTTTTTTGACGCAAAATCTCACGCATCCGTTAGAAGTTGCGGTCACGACGATGTTGTTAGGGTATATTTTTGATACCCAACGTCGTAACCTCGAACATATTGTGCCCGCGGAAAGTTATGAGCGGTTAGCTTACCTGAAATTTAATCAAGATACCCGGATTAATTTAGATTTGGTCGAAAATACTCGTACCAAAAAACGGGCGGGCTCATTACTGGGGTTAATTGACGAAACCCATACAGCAATGGGCGGCCGTTTATTGAAACAATGGGTGTTGAAACCGTTACGGGTACAGGCTGATATTGAAGCACGACTGGAACTTGTACAAGCTTTCCAAGCTGACTTTTTTACCCGAGGCACGTTACAAGATCATTTGAAGTCGGTCTATGATTTGGAACGTTTGGCAGCACGCGCAGCGATGGGGACTATGAATGCGCGTGAACTCGTCCAGTTAAAACGCTCATTGCGCGCAATTCCGGCGATAAAAGCGACTTTAGCAGAATCGCACAGTTTACTTCAAGCAGTTGGGCAACAGCTCGATGATATGGGCGACTTAGCTACCCTGATTGATGATGCCATTATGGACGAACCGCCAATTAGTGTGCGTGAAGGCAACATTATCAAAAATGGTTTTGATGCCAAAATTGATGAGTATCGTCAAGTGCTCACCGATAATCAGCAGTGGCTGGCGCAATTAGAAGCTGATGAACGCGCCGCGACTGGCATTGGGTCATTGAAAGTCGGGTATAATAAGAACTTCGGTTACTTTATCGAAGTGACCAAAGCCAATATTGGGAAATTAGCGGAAAATCGGTATGAACGCCTGCAAACTTTGACCAACGCGGAACGGTTTGTCACGCCTGAACTGAAGGCACATGAACGGCTGATTATTGAAGCCCAAGCCAAGCAAACCGAACGCGAGTATGATTTGTTTGTTACCGTTCGTGACCATGTGAAGGCTGGGATTGGGCGTTTGCAGACGTTAGCTCAGCAAGTCGCACGTTTAGACGTGCTGGCGGCGTTAGCTGATGTTGCGGACAATCGCCGTTTTGTCCGACCAGTCTTTACTACTGGTAATCACATTGCCATTGAGCAGGGTCGACATCCGGTTGTTGAATCTTTGTTGCCGGCTGGTGAATTTGTGGCCAATGATGTCATGCTGGATGATCAAACTAATATGCAATTGATTACGGGGCCAAATATGGCGGGTAAGTCAACCTACATGCGGGAATTAGCTTTGATTGTCATTTTGGCACAAATGGGTAGTTTTGTGCCTGCCTCAGCGGCTGAGTTACCCATCTTTGATCAAATCTTTACGCGTATTGGGGCCAATGACGATATGGCTATGGGACAGTCAACCTTTATGGTAGAAATGGCAGAGGCCAACCACGCGTTGCAAGAAGCGACGGCGCATTCGTTGATTTTATTTGACGAATTGGGTCGGGGCACAGCAACCTATGACGGGATGGCTTTGGCACAGGCGATTATTGAGTTTTTAAATACGCATGTGCATGCCAAAACATTGTTTTCAACCCACTATCATGAACTGACGGTGTTGGCTGATCAACATGCTGGTATTGCCAATGTTCATGTCGGTGCTGTTGAAGATGCGGATGGCCAATTGCATTTCTTACATCAAATTCAAACAGGTCCTGCGGACAAGTCTTACGGGATTCACGTGGCTGCGTTAGCCGGCTTACCTGATGAATTAATTGCCAATGCGACGCACATTTTGTCACAACTTGAAAACCAAAAATCAGTTGTCGTGGCGAGTGAACCCGTTGCACCAGAGCCTACTGCGTCAGCGCAACAGTTAGCCGAACAGGTGCCATTATTTGATGTGGCCACAACTGATGACAAGACCCAACAATTGTTAGCGCAATTAGATCAGTTAGATATTTTAAACATGACACCGATTGATGCGATGAACGCATTGCATACCTTGAAGAAAATGCGACAGTAG
- the recG gene encoding ATP-dependent DNA helicase RecG: MMTPVENVDILPGVGPKRLAALHELDIFTIEDLLGYFPFRYEDLGERRPSETLDGEKVTFKGVVSAPPVVTRFGKKNQTRFGLLIEHENVRVTFFNQPWLAQNIAVGQEVAVYGTYNAAKAALTGMKMINATANALDPIYPASKQITAKTIRNLVELAWADVRWTMPDLVPLSLRQKYRLLDRNTQIEHMHFPTDMPAAKAARRSAAFEEFFIFQMRLQLLKLADQKFAGEGIAYDAQALKKFEAGLPFTLTTAQKKVIAEILQDQHRPRHMNRLLQGDVGSGKTVVAAMAMYAVVTAGLQAAIMAPTEILAQQHALNLAQLFDRAGVQLRIELLTSGLRAAARRQILEDLENGEIDILVGTHALLQPDVAFHHLGLAVIDEQHRFGVNQRAALRENGVNPDILAMTATPIPRTLSITAYGEMDVSIIDQLPSGRKAIATKRLSHNQLDAALAFVKQQLDDGAQAYIVTPLIEESESLDVQNATAMYEAMQLELPEYTIGLLHGRLSNDEKKQLMADFKANRIQVLVATTVIEVGVDVPNASIMLILDADRFGLAQLHQLRGRVGRGSRQSYTLLIADPKTDYGTARLDAMVATTNGFVLAQKDLELRGSGDILGTKQSGVPEFVVGDPIKDLTMMEIAQQEAIALVSQENWDQQPENQALVAYLSRTMARYRHFD, encoded by the coding sequence ATGATGACACCGGTTGAAAATGTGGATATTTTACCAGGCGTTGGCCCAAAGCGCTTGGCAGCTTTACATGAACTTGATATTTTTACCATTGAAGATTTATTGGGATATTTTCCGTTTCGCTATGAAGATTTAGGCGAACGACGGCCGTCAGAAACCTTGGATGGCGAGAAGGTGACCTTCAAGGGTGTGGTGAGTGCGCCCCCAGTGGTGACCCGTTTTGGCAAGAAAAACCAAACGCGCTTTGGCTTACTCATTGAACACGAAAATGTTCGCGTGACGTTTTTTAATCAGCCTTGGTTAGCACAAAATATCGCTGTTGGTCAGGAAGTGGCTGTATATGGGACGTATAATGCTGCGAAAGCAGCACTAACGGGCATGAAAATGATTAATGCCACGGCAAATGCTTTAGATCCAATTTATCCGGCCTCTAAACAAATCACGGCGAAGACAATTCGGAATTTAGTCGAATTGGCCTGGGCGGATGTCCGTTGGACGATGCCGGATCTCGTGCCGCTTAGTTTACGGCAGAAGTATCGGTTATTAGACCGCAATACTCAAATTGAACACATGCATTTTCCTACTGACATGCCAGCTGCGAAAGCAGCACGTCGGAGTGCGGCCTTTGAAGAATTTTTTATTTTCCAAATGCGTTTACAACTGTTGAAGTTGGCGGATCAAAAATTTGCGGGTGAAGGCATTGCCTATGATGCACAAGCGCTCAAAAAGTTTGAGGCAGGATTGCCATTTACACTAACCACCGCACAAAAAAAGGTGATTGCGGAAATTTTGCAAGATCAGCATCGGCCACGGCACATGAATCGCTTACTACAAGGGGATGTTGGTTCCGGAAAAACGGTTGTGGCGGCCATGGCGATGTATGCTGTCGTGACGGCAGGGCTACAAGCTGCCATTATGGCACCAACGGAAATTTTAGCGCAACAACACGCGTTGAATTTAGCACAGTTATTTGATCGTGCGGGTGTACAATTGCGCATTGAGTTGCTGACTAGTGGTTTGCGTGCTGCGGCGCGACGACAAATTTTAGAGGACCTTGAGAACGGTGAGATTGACATTTTAGTTGGGACACATGCGTTGCTACAACCAGACGTGGCATTCCACCATTTAGGGCTAGCGGTGATTGATGAACAGCATCGTTTTGGTGTGAACCAACGAGCCGCGTTACGTGAAAATGGGGTTAATCCGGATATTTTGGCGATGACGGCGACCCCTATTCCACGTACATTGTCAATCACAGCCTACGGTGAGATGGATGTGTCCATTATTGACCAATTACCTAGTGGCCGTAAAGCCATTGCCACCAAACGGCTGAGTCATAATCAGTTAGATGCCGCTTTGGCATTTGTGAAACAACAACTGGATGACGGGGCACAAGCCTACATCGTGACACCTTTGATTGAAGAGTCGGAGTCACTGGATGTGCAAAATGCGACCGCTATGTATGAAGCGATGCAGTTAGAATTGCCAGAATATACGATTGGTCTGTTACACGGCCGCTTATCAAATGATGAAAAAAAGCAGTTAATGGCTGATTTTAAGGCCAATCGGATTCAAGTTTTGGTGGCCACAACAGTGATTGAAGTTGGGGTGGATGTGCCCAATGCCAGCATTATGTTGATTTTAGATGCTGATCGCTTCGGGTTAGCGCAACTGCATCAACTGCGCGGCCGTGTTGGTCGTGGTAGTCGGCAATCGTATACGTTGCTGATAGCGGACCCTAAAACCGATTACGGCACAGCCCGTTTAGATGCGATGGTGGCGACGACTAATGGGTTTGTTTTGGCGCAAAAAGATTTGGAATTACGTGGTTCTGGTGATATTTTAGGTACCAAACAGTCCGGCGTCCCAGAATTTGTTGTGGGTGATCCAATCAAGGATCTGACGATGATGGAAATTGCCCAACAGGAAGCGATAGCGTTAGTGAGTCAGGAAAATTGGGACCAACAGCCAGAAAACCAAGCATTAGTTGCTTATTTATCACGTACGATGGCGCGCTATCGCCATTTTGATTAA